From the genome of Sphingobacterium sp. UGAL515B_05:
GCAAGTTAAAAAAATTGACAAATTTCCAGTCGGAAACTGTAGCAGCATTTGCAGCGGTAAAAGAAGACGTATTAATGACTAAAATGTCTAGAAATCTGGCGACACCAACACATACCTGGTACAGAGTCAACACCAATAGCCTGTCTATTGTGGGAGAAGGATCCCTGAATGCGCTGGAACTGGCCAACAATGGCGAAATTGGCTATTTCAGCTGGTTGACGCAAGTAGGCAATAAAGTATATGCCCCATTCTTTTGTATTGAGAACTCTTCGTTTACAACAAAATATCCAAACAAAGCTTGGGTTGCCGTATTCTCTTATCCCGATATGAAGCTTGAAAAAGTTTTCACAGATGAGCGTACAAGCTATATAGGTCAATACTTTACCAACGGCCTTGGTACAGTGGAAAATGGTGATATCTACGCGTTTTCAGCTGCCAATGCTAAAAAATTAATAAGTTCAACACCTTCAGTTGTAACGGAAATCTCTACAACTAATCCCTCTGCAATCTTACGTATACCTTCAGGCACGACGGAATTTGACAAAAACTATTTCTTCAATGTGGCTGAAATTTCTGGTGGTTACAACATCGTTAACTGGACCTATGTTGGCGGGAACAATTTTATCGTAAGTTCAAAGAAAAAACAATCTGATGGTACTTATAGTGCAGCGACAACAATTGCAGCTGTAAACGTCGTAGATAAAACATTTAAAATTGTATCGGGTTTACCAAAAGCAGAAGAGGTAAAATCATTTACCCAAAGAAACAACTATAGCAAGAAAGATGGCAAAACAGGCTACATTGGCGTAAACCTAACTTCTGGAGAAAGCTATGTATATAAGATCGACGCTTCGGCTGCAACAGCGACCAAAGGCTTAAAAGTTGAAGGTGGTACGATTACCGCAATCGAACACTTAGACTAGTCTTTTTTATACGGACAATCACATACCCGATATGCCAATACATAGCATATCGGGTATATGTATAAATTATTAGACCTCATTATGTACACATTTTTACTCTTGCTCGTTTTCACCGGGAGCTTTTTCTGGTACTGTTCTTCCGAAAAAGTCAATATAAAACAAGGTCCACCATCCATACTCATTCTTGTAAAAGATAAAAACCGCTCAAGGATACTGGCTATTGTCCTGCTCGGTCTCGCCTGGATATTGACCATATACTTACAAGGCATCCTTTCGGGAACGCTAGCTTTCGGTGCTTATACCATGGGATTTTTCAGCTTGATTGTACTCTTATGGCCTTACCACTACTTTCAGCGGAAACAACTGACAATTGTTTTTCTAATTGCACTTATTTTTGAAACCCTGATTTTCTAAAACATGCCAGCCAATAAAAAATACTTAAGCAGCCCACTGCAACGTGCACTCAAATTGACCGCCGGATTCTTTGGTGGTTATTTTGTGATGTTATACCTCCATCTTTGCCTAACCAAAGTATTTGATAAAACAGATATTTTGATTACAGCCTATGTTACTGGTTTTATCGCTTGGGGAATATTATTGCTTGTCGCCTTTCTTTCACGAAACGGTTGGCTGATATGGGGTATCTATTTAATCTTGATTGCTGTATTCTATAGCATCTTTATGTACCTATAACCACCTTAATCATGAATCTAAGACGTTACAACATCTATTTCAATACCCATACGATTTCAGGGATAATCATCTGCGCCATTTTGTATGTGATTTTCTTCGCTGGTTCTTTTTCATTTTTTAAAAATGAAATCAATGCCTGGCAAAAAAACGAGTCCGACAAAGGCGGAACGTACCGAAATCTTGTTTTTGATCACCTTTTGGACTCTATTGGCCAGATCAAAGAACTTAAGGGTAGGGATATTACGTTTTATATGCAACACAATGGTCATTCGAGTTATGTCAATATCGGCGCATCCCAGGATACTATAGTTGCGAACAAAGCGAAAGCAGTCGCTGCGCAAAAAGAATTGGCCGAAAAGAAACGGCTTGCGGTGACAAATAAAGGCGCAGCGGTAAAAGATGAAAAAAAGAAAAGACGTGGCCGCGGTCGAAGGGGAAATGACGATTCCATGTATTTTTCTTATGACCTGACGACGAAAAAACCTTCGGACTACAGCGATGGTTATACCATGGGTGAATTTTTGTATCGTCTCCATTTCCTTGCTCCGCTCAACCAGATCGGAATCAATATCGGGCGTCCCTTTGGTTATACGTTGGCTGGACTAGTTTCTTTTATCTTCCTATTCGCATTGATCTCCGGGCTAATGCTTCACTGGGATAAAATCAAATCCAACTTCTTTGTATTTAGGCCCGGAAACAAATGGAAAACGGTATGGACCGATATGCACACGGCACTCGGTGTGATCGGATTCCCTTACCAGTTTATGTATGCACTTACGGGGATCGTATTAATTGTGAACTCGGTACTGATTATTCCCTTTAGCAAGTACCAATACGATGGCAAAGAAGATGAGGTGTATGCTGCGCTCGGTTACAACGACAATACAAAATATACTTATTTGTATGAACCGCTCACCACAACCTTTAATATGGGCGATTTTTTGGATAGACTGGAAAAAAAATGGCCAAACAGCCATATGAACCGCATCTTTATCAAAAATTATGGCGATAAAAGCATGCATGTCGTAGCACTATACGATGCCGACATTGATAAAAACTTTGCTGGTTCGGGCAGGCTGATCTATCGCGTGGCTGACAACAAGATCCTCTTTGAAAAATCTGCCGCAGAAAATGGCTCTTATCTGGATTATATGAAGGGTTTCATTTACCGTCTGCATCTGGCAGATTTTGGAGGCTATCCCGTCAAAATTATTTATTTTGTCTTAGGTATCATGGGTTGTTTTGTCATCATTTCGGGCATCCTAATCTGGCTGGTGGCACGTGACAAAAATAATATCCCAAAGCGCAAACGTGTCTTTAACTTTTGGGCAGCCAATGTATTTATGGCCAGCTGTCTAACGATGTTTCCCGTCACCGCAGGAACTTTTATCGCCGTTAAGCTTGCGACTAAAGTAGACCAGCCCTTTATATTTCATGTCTATTTTTATAGCTGGCTAGTATTAGGTGTTTTTTATATCATCCGCCGTAACATAGGGAAAACAAACTTAGAAACACTCTTACTCGGCTCGGTATTGGCTTTAGCAGTACCTATTGTGAATGGGATAAAAACGGGTAACTGGATATGGGAAACTTATCGCTCAGGCGCGAATGACATTTTACTGGTGGACCTTCTTTGGTTGTCTTTAGGAATCATCGGCCTACTCATCTTTACAAAGATGTTACAAACGACAAAAAAGGAAAATGCGAATGGCAAAAAAGTTACTGGAGCAACTAACAAAAACCATACGAAGTCGGGCAATAGCAGCGATGGCGACAGTAAAACAGGTACAGGTAGTCCATTGCCGCCTAAGAGAGCGTTCGCCCTAAAAAACAAACCTGCGACAGAGATCTAAAATTCGTTGTTCATATTCGCAAATGGCGGGCCTAAAAGCTCGCCTTTGCTATTTTATGCGATCTCCTCTCTTTAATACCGGTATTTCTCCTTCCATTTATCCCGTAAACTTTGTCTTAATTTTTCCTCCTGCGAATTTTGCCCTGGTTCATACAATTTGACACCGCTGATTTCTTTGGGCAGAAATTCCTGAACGACAAAGTTTCCCGGATAAGCATGTGCATATTTGTATTCGGCACCATAATTTAAATCCTTCATCAGTTTGGTCGGCGCATTACGGATATGCAAGGGTACTGATAGATCGCCCGTTTGTTTCACCAAAGCCTGTGCCTTATTGATTGCTTCGTAGGAAGCGTTGCTCTTGACAGAAGTCGCCAGATAGATCACCGTTTGCGAAAGAATAATACGTGATTCGGGCCACCCGATAACATTGACCGCCTGAAAACAATTGTTGGCCAGCAACAAGGCATTCGGATTGGCATTGCCAATATCTTCAGAAGCCAAAATCAACAATCTCCGCGCAATAAAGGACGGATCCTCCCCGCCTTCGATCATCCGTGCAAGCCAATAGACTGCTGCATTTGGATCAGACCCACGGATGGACTTAATAAAGGCCGATATAATATCGTAATGCTGCTCGCCTGCTTTGTCATAAATGGCCATATTTTGCTGTACCTGTTTCAGTACAAACGCATTCGTAATGGGCTCTTTATGTAATACCGCTGCATTAACGACCAGCTCAAGTACATTCAACAATTTACGTGCATCGCCACCGGACAGCCGCAACAAGGCCTCATATTCTTCTACAACAATAGCTTGTTTTTGCAGGTATTCATCTTCATGTAATGCTTTTTGAATTAATCCAATAAGATCTTCTTCCGAAAGATGTTCCAATACATACACTTGGCAACGCGAGAGCAAGGCAGAAATCACTTCGAACGAGGGGTTTTCTGTTGTTGCACCAATCAGTGTCACCAGCCCGCGTTCAACAGCCCCTAAAAGCGAATCCTGCTGCGATTTGGAAAAACGGTGAATTTCATCAATAAATAAAATGGGCTGATCTTGGTTGAAGTTCATCAGCCGCTCGGCTTTTTCGATGACTTCACGAATATCTTTCACCCCTGCCTGAATTGCACTTAATGAAAAGAAGGGCCGGTCCAGCTCCCTTGCGATCAGCAAGGCCAAACTTGTTTTTCCGACACCTGGAGGTCCCCACAGGATCATAGATGGAATATTCTTCTGCTGGATTGCATGATAGAGTACTGCATCTGGCCCCACAATATGTTGTTGTCCCACGTAATCGCTCAATTGCCGTGGTCTAAGTCGTTCTGCTAATGGAATTCGTGTCGCCATAACACAAAGTTAAAAATTAAACGGCACAGCGACTAAATATTTTAGCTTTATTCATTCAAAGTCTTCCATGGAGAGTTCTGCAAAGCAATAAGCATCAAGCTTTCAAAAGCATAATTATGAGGGGCATCATTCGCCATTCGATATTACTTTAACATTTTTTCACACAATTTTTCGTCATATTTGCTCTATTATATATGTAAATTGCTTTTGGCAGCGCATAACCGAGCTTGCAAGTTTATCCGAAAGAGCAATAGTTTGCTCAAAATGCCATATAGCTAAGTTTATAAAAAACGTTAAATATGACGTAATCATTTATGAGAATGACAAAATACTGGATTTCTATATTTTCCACCCTGACCATATTGATGAATGTCCCCAGTCAGGTTGTGGCACAAAGCGCCGATAAGGATTATACCGGTGCGATAAAAAAATATGACCCCTCGTTTAAGGGTATTGGTCCGGAGGTTTATTTTTTACCGCCGCCCAAAACAGCCAACGAAATACTGGCGGAGAATTATGCCGACAAGAAGTCTTTCAGCAAAGAAATTGCCAGGAAACTCCTGCTCCAACGACTGCTTTTACAGCTACGGAGCACCAATAATTTGGGGCATTTTCAATATTTGATGAATCCCATGCCTACGGCGGCAGATAACTGGAATAGCGCTATAGAGGCACAAACGAAGGCTGAAAACTGGATTGCGGGTTATGCTCTTGCCAATGAAGCAGCCTTATTTTCAATTAAAAATAGCGATAGCAGCAACGCCTCAAAATTTCTATATCAGGCGCTTTCCTTGGCAAACCGGACAGATAACAGAGATGATATCGCGACCATAAATATGAACATCAGCAATTTCCAGCTGTATAGTGGAGACTTTGTACGCGCCGAAGAGAGCGCACAAAATTACCATACCTACGCGATGAAGAGCAAAAGCTATGCAGAGCAAGCCAACGCCTGGCTTTTAATTGCTATGGCACGAGCCGGCCAAGGAAATTATAAAGCTGCCGAAAATAATATTATCCGCAGTGCGATCCCTTTATTCAATAAGGCCAAAGCCTATGAAGGAAAAATCTTTGCATGGGAAATGCTTGCTGAAATTTATTTTAAGCAAAATAAATTTACCGAGGCGCAGTGGTTTTTATTACAAGCCCGCGACTTGGCCAATGCAAAAAAATTAAGTAGCGAGCTTGCTGAAATTGAATATTTACTAGCTTCCTCCAAACAAAAAGATGGTAACTATAAGGTTGCAATCAAAGAATTTGTGCAGGCGGCAGAACTAGCTTCAGATGAAAATAACAAACAACTGTCGCTCGCTATATTGGATAAACTTGGCGAGGTGTATCTTGTGCTAAAAGATTATCCGTCGGCTGATCAGACCTACAAGGCCTATACGCAGCTAAAAAATGAATTGTACAATTGAAACATTTAAAACAATCTACCCCTTCTAGTGGTCTGTTGAAAGAGCAGTCTACAAAGAGATTTTAAGCTTTTTGTCAATATTGAAGGATAAATCAAATAAATTTTTAGATTCTGCGATAATGTGCTACGAATTTCACTAAATTTAGCACGCTTATCAATAAGAGCTGAATATTTTTTAAATAAAAATGATTATTAAAACCGTCGAAAATATGTTTAGGAAACTCATATTTGCACTTTTTGTTGTATCCATTGTTTCTTGTGGCTCAAAACCACGGGTAGCGCTTCCTGATGATGGAGGGCTTAAACCGAGCACGCAACATCAGATTATTGCTAAAGAAGTCTCTGGATTATTGGAAAATGCGAGCTACAAAAAGGTCAAAATGAATGATTCGATATCGGGCATCATATACGATAATCTGATCAAAAGTTTGGATCAAGGAAAAAATTACTTACTTCAATCGGATATTGATGAATTTCAAGCGTACAGAAACAATCTTGCGCAGGATATCAAAAATGGAGATCTTTCGGCCGCATTCCATATTTTTAATGTCTATTCAAAGAGATACCTGGACAGAATGCAATATGCGCTTTCAGAAATCGACAAGAAACAGGATTATACAAAAGATGAGTATTACCAACCTAATCGTGAAAAACTGGGCTGGTTTAAAACTGCTGATGAAGCGAACGACCAATGGCGTAAACGCGTAAAATACGACCTCCTGAACTTAGAAACTGCCAGTGGAAAATCTACGGATAGTGCGAAGACCAAACAGGTGGAAACACTAAAAAAACGTTATGTTAATTTGATCTCGCAGGCGAAGAAAACCAATGCCAACGATGCTTTTCAAGTGGTCATGCAAGCATTGACCGATGCTGTTGATCCACATACCTCCTATTTTAACCCATCCTTTGCCCAGGCATTCAATGAAGGAATGGCCAATACGTTTGAAGGCATCGGAGCAAGACTTGTCGTCGACAACGAAGCTGTAAGCATCTTCGAAATTATCCCGGGTGGCCCAATATTCAAAGACAAGAGCATTCACGTCAATGATAAGATCATTGCAGTGGCTCAAGGAAAAGATGGTGAATTTGAAGACATTATTGGTTGGAGACTTGATGCTGCGGTAGCAAAAATCAAGGGGCCAAAAGGAACCATTGTTCGCCTGAAAATTATACCTGCTGGTCAGCCAATGAACTCTCATCCGCGCATTGTCTCTTTAGTACGTGAGAAAATCGTCGTTGAAGAAGAGTCTGCAAAGAAAGAGATTATGAACGTCAAAGGCGCCGATGGAAAAACCTACAAAGTAGGTATCATCAATATTCCGAAGTTCTACATGGATTTTGAAGCGTACAGAAGACGCGATCCAAACTATAAGAGCACAACGAGAGACGTTAGATTAATCTTAGATACCTTGAAACAGGAGAAAGTAGATGCTGTTGTCATCGACTTGCGATTCAATGGTGGTGGATCCTTACCTGAAGCAATTGATCTAACTGGTTTATTTATCGATAAAGGCCCAGTTGTACAAGTAAGAGACACAAAAAATAACATCGATGTCGAAGAAGATAAAAATGCCGGCGTATCCTGGGATGGCCCATTAGGTATTATGATCAACCGCTTCTCGGCTTCGGCTTCTGAAATCTTTGCCGGTGCTATCCAAGATTACGGAAGAGGTATTATCTTAGGCTCTCAAAGTTATGGCAAAGGAACCGTGCAATCGGCGATCGACATGTCACGCGTTATCAGTCCGACCAGCCGCTTACTCCTAAAAGCCTCAGGTGAAAAAGATCCAGATACCCCAGAAGGTGCTCCTCAATATGGACAGATCAATATTACATTGGGTAAATTTTATCGTGTAAACGGTAGCAGTACACAACATAAAGGGGTTACACCTGATATCGTATTCCCTTCCCAGTTCTCCGCAGAGAAATTTGGCGAGAGCTCAGAAAAATCAGCACTCCCTTGGGATCAAATCCAATCGAGCAACTTCAAAAAAGTAGCTGACCTAAGTACTGTTGACAAAAAATTAGAAGCGATGCATGAAGCACGTATTAAAAACTCATTGGAATATAAGTATCTGAAAGAGGATATTGAAGAAGCTCAAAAAGATGAGGATGTTAAAATTCCATTGGAACTCAACAAATTCAAAAAAGAAAAAGATGACAACCTCAAGAAAAATAGAGACCGCATCAACGCTTTATTGAAATTGCAGGGTAAACCAGCATGGGAGGAAGGCAAGTCCCAACCTAAAATCGATCTTGACTTTGTGAAAGATGAAAGTGCCAAAGTGATGACCGATTATATCATCAATTTTGGAACTAAAAAATAGAAGATCGCTTCTTCTCAAAAAAGGCAACCGTAATCGCGGTTGCCTTTTTTTATGATACTCATCACAATAGGATGGGTTTAACATTAAATTCACGTTTTCTTTGTAACTTATCGCTACATTCATTGTTTTAGTAATATACCGGTACTGCTTGAAGTCCGAATGATTCCCATAGCTCATACGCTAAAGATTTTGCAGGACAGGATGCACCAACCAGGTTATAGAAGTTAAACGTATAAAAAAGAACATCATGAAACGTATCCTCCTGTTAACTGACTTTTCAGAAAATGCGCTACTAGCAGCAAAACAAGTTGCCCTATGTACAGAAGCCTGGAAAACGCAAAAGGTTATTGTCTACCATACTTACAATAGTGTCACCATTGTCAATAACGAACCTATTGTTATCGTCAATGATGAAGTGAAAGAGAGCAAAGAAAAGGAACTCATAGCATGGTTTGATCAAATTAGACTATTGTTTCCACCGCAAGTAGAATTATCTCATCAGATGGAAGATGTTGATCTGCCAATGGGAGTCAATGACATGTGTAAATCCCAGCATATTGACCTTGTCGCCTTGGGTATCACCGGACAAACAGGTTTCGCAAAGATCCTGGTCGGTAGCAATGCCATTACATTGATGGATATCTGCAATAAGCCTATGCTGATCGTTTCCCATAAGGTAAATCCTGCCGTCCCCAAAAATGTGTTGGCGACAACAGATCTCAAAGAAGTCGATCGAAAGCTTGATTTATTCAATTTAGATCAGGTGTTGGAAACCTTCGACGCACAACTTTATGTATTGAATGTCGCTAAAAAAGAGGGCTCTGCAGCCGATCTAGCACAGGAACTAAAGCACCTCCATGAACGCCTGGACAAATATCATCCGATTTATGACTACATCAGCCATGATGATATTGCACTAGGTATTGAAGAATATGCCAAAGAGAAACATATTGATCTCATACTTTCATTCCATAAAAAGCAAGGCCTATTAGCGAGCCTATTCAAAACGAGCATATCTAAGAAGATAGCCTGGAATGGCGCGGCCAACTTACTGGTTATTCCGATGGATAGATCGTAGAAACTTTTATGGTTTCGCAGGAGCGCTCCATTGATGTTGGTGAACCAAAGATCTATTTGAACGAATAGGAACAGACTAAGCAGAAAAAATAGCAAAGCCGCAATCTATCCTTAATTGCGGCTTTTTTGTGGTATCGTTCTTCCTCCTGGAAATCTCTTACCGGGAAGTCTTTTATTTCTTGTCAACCGAATGTTTACCCGGTCCAATAAGGATAAGTCCTAGAAACACAAAGCAAAGCTCAATTGCATGTGATGCTCCAGAGATACCGTCTCCTTTAGAAAGATGCATTAATCCAGCAATGACCATCGTAAAAGCAAGCAATAATGCCGCAGGTCGGAAAAAGAGTCCCAGCAGTAAAAATAGCCCCCCAACAGTTTCGGTTGCGGCAGCCATAAAACCCCAAAATGTAGGCATAAAATGAATACCAATATTACCCATTGATTTTCCGACACCTGCCCAGAGCTCAGGACCGCCCTGTAACTTGGGCAGACCATGCATGATCATCATCACCCCCAGTCCGACACGTAGTATCAACAGTCCTGTATCCCGATATTTACCCAATGAATTCCAAATTGCCATAAAAAACGTTTAATTTATTAAAACTTAAATTACCGATCTCCCTAAATTAATGAAATTATTTAGATTGAGCAGATATTAACAGCTTCGGTTTTCATAAAAACTATTGCATTTATAATACTTAATGTGTAATTTAAAGGCTATAGACCCGATTATAACGCGATGAATCTCAACATATATCCTGTCTAAGAACGTGTAAAAACACCTTAGCCAAGGGTTATGGACAAACAAATAACGAAAAAGGATGAAAAATCTACTCTTGTTAACAGACTTTTCGGACAATGCCTATGCTGCTGCGCGATATGCCGCGCAATTGGCTCCGCTCTGGGGAATTGAAAAGGTTGTCTTATACCATACATACGAAGTAATCCCTACCGTGGGAACCGAACCTGTTGTCATAAGCAATTCAGAAATCTTGGAAGAAAAGCAAAAGGATCTCAATACCTGGCAGCAGGAACTGATGTTACTTTTCCCTGATGGCATTGCCTGGAAATCAGTTCTTGAGGAATACGAGCTTAGCTACGGCGTAAACCGCACCTGTGCTGAGGAGGACATTGACCTTGTCATCGTCGGGACAGCTGGTAAAAGCGGCTTAAAAAAGCTACTCCTTGGTAGCAATACCCTCAAGCTGATCGAAAATTGTCACACACCATTGCTGGTGGTCCCCGCACGGGCAGAATTTCGGGTACCCAAAAAGATGTTGATCGCCACCAATCTCAAAGAGGTAAAACTGAAATTAAACCGTCTTTTGGTTAATGCCGCAGAAGTCTTACGTAAAAGTGAGGTCTATGTGGTTCATGTGACCAAAGAAGACCCTGCAAATAAGGCGGTAAATGCCGAAATAACAGCCATGCAAGATTTACTGGCGCCTTATCATCCCATCTATAGTTATATCCTCAATGCAGACATTGCTTCTGGAATCAACCAATACATCAACGAAAATCATATCGACATGATGGTCACTTTCCATCGGGACAAGGGCTTATTAAGCAGAATATTCAATACAAGTATAGCGCAGAAGATGGCTTGGAAAAGCCATGCTGCGATGATGGTCATCCCCGTACATTCGGGTTAATCAAGATATATGGTCTGGAAAAGTTCTGTTCAGTTTCCCCTACAAATAGGTTAACTGAACAGAATTATCGGTAGTTTCCAATGTTACTCTTCGGCCAAATACAAGGGCATGATTGTCATCAATATGCCCGGCAGGGTAGCCAAAAGCCACCGGAAAATCATATTCTTTCACTTTATCCCACACAATTTCTTCAACACTTTGCCCAAAAGTAGGATCATTGTCTTTCATGGCAGAGAACCCTCCCACAATCAGACCTTTTAATTTTTTTAGTTTTCCTGCGCGTTTCAACGCCCATAACATTCTGTCTATGGAATAATAGGCTTCACCGACGTCTTCAATAAATAAAATTTTATTCTTGTAATTGACATCCGAATCCGACGCAAGTACAGACAATAAAATCGCCAAATTTCCACCGACCAATTTGCCTTCGCCTTTACCCGCGCGGTTGGGAAATAAGGTTTGCTCATAGGTAAAGTCCATATTATGACCGAACAATGCATTTCTTAAGGTTTCAAGAGAGGCTTTTGTCCCGGTTTCAAAGGATTTGGGCATCTGTCCATGTATTGTTGCAATTTTATAGTTGCGTTGAATATGACTATGCAATACGGTAATATCACTAAAGCCCACCAACCATTTGGGATTCTTTTCAAAGCTTGAAAAATCTATCTGATCGACAATACGAACACAACCGTAACCCCCGCGCGCGGCAAAAACAGCTTTAATCGACGGATCATCCAGTGCCCACTGCAGATCTGCTGCCCGCAACTTGTCATCGCCGGCAAACTGATGGAACGATGTCCCGACGGTTTTCCCGACCACAACTTCCAGTCCCCAGCTCTCCAATGTTTTTATGCCTACATCAATAGATCCACGAATAAAACTCGCAGGGCATACAATAGCGACTTTATCGCCTTCTTTCAGAAAATCAGGTATTTTGGACATATTTTTTATTGCTAATGATCAAACAAAATCGCCTCCTCACGATAGAGTCCGATGATAAATTTACTTGATATATGGTGCTTATATGTACAAATAAACGTAAATTTATCTAAGTTTTCTACCGCTATTTTGAATAATATTTCTACGATAACAAGCAATTAAACAGTAGCGCATTTTGATCAGATTGCAACAACCCGAGGAATCGGCCGGCACAAGAATTCAAGAATAAATTGTTCGATATGACACGCATTTATATTGCATATAAACAGCAATTTATCTAAGTTTGCCAAAGAAAACATGTACACACTTTAATATACTTTCAAGCATTGAGTATTCTAGATAAAAAACGTTATACCATCACATCGGCATTACCATATGCCAATGGTCCTTTACATATCGGACACCTTGCCGGAGCTTATATCCCAGGGGATATTTTTGTCCGTTATTTACGTCTGAATCAAAAAGATGTAGTTTATGTATGTGGTTCAGATGAGCATGGTGCGGCGATTACCATCCGTGCAAAAAAAGAGGGCATCACCCCGCAACAAATCATTGACAAATACAACAAACAAATCAAAGAAAGCTTTGAGGAGTTTGGTATCTCTTTCGATATATATCACCGTACATCGGAGCCCATACATCACCAGTTATCGCAGGATTTCTTCTTAAACCTTTACAACAAAGGCGAATTTGTGGAGAAATTTTCCGAGCAGTACTACGATGAGGAATACCATCAGTTTTTGGCCGACCGCTACATTACGGGAACTTGCCCAAATTGTAAGTCCGAAGGTGCCTATGGGGACCAATGTGAAAAGTGTGGTACATCACTGAGTCCCACAGACCTGATCAACCCGATTTCAACATTAAGTGGAAAGACACCAGTGTTGAAAGAGACGAAACACTGGTATCTTCCTTTGGATAAATACCAACCTTGGCTTGAAAAATGGTTGATCGAAGGAAAGAAAAATATTCTTAAATCCAACGTCTTTGGCCAATGTCAATCCTGGCTTAAATCCGGTTTGCAACCACGTTCAATGACAAGAGATTTGGACTGGGGGGTTGATGTTCCTTTGGCTGAGGCTCAAGGTAAAAAGCTATATGTCTGGCTAGATGCACCTATCGGTTATATCTCTGCAACTAAACAGTGGGCCTTAGACCATGGTAAAAACTGGGAAGATTATTGGAAAACCCATGAGAACCCCGCAGACGACTCTACACTGATCCATTTTATCGGAAAAGATAATATTGTTTTTCACTGTATTATTTTCCCGGCAATTCTTCATGCACACGGCGGCTATATTTTACCAGAAAATATTCCGGCCAACGAATTCCTGAACTTAGAGGGTGATAAACTATCTACGTCTAGAAATCATGCGGTATGGTTACATGAGTATCTGCAAGAGTTTCCTGACAAACAGGATGAATTGCGCTATGTATTAACATCCATATTACCAGAGACTTCAGATGCAGAGTTCACCTGGAAAGATTTCCAGGCCAGAATCAACAATGAGCTCGTTGCTATCTTTGGAAATTTTGTCA
Proteins encoded in this window:
- a CDS encoding PepSY-associated TM helix domain-containing protein encodes the protein MNLRRYNIYFNTHTISGIIICAILYVIFFAGSFSFFKNEINAWQKNESDKGGTYRNLVFDHLLDSIGQIKELKGRDITFYMQHNGHSSYVNIGASQDTIVANKAKAVAAQKELAEKKRLAVTNKGAAVKDEKKKRRGRGRRGNDDSMYFSYDLTTKKPSDYSDGYTMGEFLYRLHFLAPLNQIGINIGRPFGYTLAGLVSFIFLFALISGLMLHWDKIKSNFFVFRPGNKWKTVWTDMHTALGVIGFPYQFMYALTGIVLIVNSVLIIPFSKYQYDGKEDEVYAALGYNDNTKYTYLYEPLTTTFNMGDFLDRLEKKWPNSHMNRIFIKNYGDKSMHVVALYDADIDKNFAGSGRLIYRVADNKILFEKSAAENGSYLDYMKGFIYRLHLADFGGYPVKIIYFVLGIMGCFVIISGILIWLVARDKNNIPKRKRVFNFWAANVFMASCLTMFPVTAGTFIAVKLATKVDQPFIFHVYFYSWLVLGVFYIIRRNIGKTNLETLLLGSVLALAVPIVNGIKTGNWIWETYRSGANDILLVDLLWLSLGIIGLLIFTKMLQTTKKENANGKKVTGATNKNHTKSGNSSDGDSKTGTGSPLPPKRAFALKNKPATEI
- a CDS encoding tetratricopeptide repeat protein, translating into MRMTKYWISIFSTLTILMNVPSQVVAQSADKDYTGAIKKYDPSFKGIGPEVYFLPPPKTANEILAENYADKKSFSKEIARKLLLQRLLLQLRSTNNLGHFQYLMNPMPTAADNWNSAIEAQTKAENWIAGYALANEAALFSIKNSDSSNASKFLYQALSLANRTDNRDDIATINMNISNFQLYSGDFVRAEESAQNYHTYAMKSKSYAEQANAWLLIAMARAGQGNYKAAENNIIRSAIPLFNKAKAYEGKIFAWEMLAEIYFKQNKFTEAQWFLLQARDLANAKKLSSELAEIEYLLASSKQKDGNYKVAIKEFVQAAELASDENNKQLSLAILDKLGEVYLVLKDYPSADQTYKAYTQLKNELYN
- a CDS encoding DUF4374 domain-containing protein, with product MKTKSLFSLLAAAILFGSCSKSESSGGESTDGGSKYIVAVTPIASTGVADYLVTANSLDEGTVSILGNGIEQDGTYRYYLTTNNKFFSFLYGQGNPGAVTAYNLTDGKLKKLTNFQSETVAAFAAVKEDVLMTKMSRNLATPTHTWYRVNTNSLSIVGEGSLNALELANNGEIGYFSWLTQVGNKVYAPFFCIENSSFTTKYPNKAWVAVFSYPDMKLEKVFTDERTSYIGQYFTNGLGTVENGDIYAFSAANAKKLISSTPSVVTEISTTNPSAILRIPSGTTEFDKNYFFNVAEISGGYNIVNWTYVGGNNFIVSSKKKQSDGTYSAATTIAAVNVVDKTFKIVSGLPKAEEVKSFTQRNNYSKKDGKTGYIGVNLTSGESYVYKIDASAATATKGLKVEGGTITAIEHLD
- a CDS encoding replication-associated recombination protein A, whose amino-acid sequence is MATRIPLAERLRPRQLSDYVGQQHIVGPDAVLYHAIQQKNIPSMILWGPPGVGKTSLALLIARELDRPFFSLSAIQAGVKDIREVIEKAERLMNFNQDQPILFIDEIHRFSKSQQDSLLGAVERGLVTLIGATTENPSFEVISALLSRCQVYVLEHLSEEDLIGLIQKALHEDEYLQKQAIVVEEYEALLRLSGGDARKLLNVLELVVNAAVLHKEPITNAFVLKQVQQNMAIYDKAGEQHYDIISAFIKSIRGSDPNAAVYWLARMIEGGEDPSFIARRLLILASEDIGNANPNALLLANNCFQAVNVIGWPESRIILSQTVIYLATSVKSNASYEAINKAQALVKQTGDLSVPLHIRNAPTKLMKDLNYGAEYKYAHAYPGNFVVQEFLPKEISGVKLYEPGQNSQEEKLRQSLRDKWKEKYRY